The stretch of DNA GTGGCTCCAGAGCCTGTCCATTCGGTATCAGCAGTGTCTAATAATGCGGGGCAAAACTCAATGTGTGTACTTTTGTCAACAGCATTAGTTAATGTGAAGGGTAGTTCGGGAGAGGTAATTCAGTGTAAATTATTGATTGATAATGCATCGCAAAATTCGTTAATCACTCGAAAATGTGCGGAAcgcttacaattaaattttcagAACACATCTCATCAGTTGATAGGGATTAATGGCCTTATGGCTGAAACTTCTCTTCATTCGACTACCTTTGAATTCTCCGCacacttttctaaaaaatttctgaaaattaatgcTTTCGTAGTAAATCAAATAACCTCACCTCTTCCGAATTTCCGTTTGAGAAAACATTCTTGGCCTCACCTGGAAGGGATTCAGTTGGCTGATCCCACATTCTATGACACATCAGAGATTGACATTTTGCTAGGGGCTGAGCTAGCCACACGTCTTATCATTGGCCCTCCTCTTCGAGGTCAGCACGGAACACCAGATGCCTTGCCAACAGAAATAGGGTATGTGCTGGCAGGCAAAGTCGGACATTGCCACAGTGATCGGAAATCTGTGTCCCACCTTACTGTGTCATTAAATGAGACTTTACAAAAATTCTGGACCGTGGAGTCTGTGCCCATCCAAGAAATTCAAACTGAAGATGATGAACTCGCggaaacattgtttaaaaaatccgTTAAAAGAGATGAAAATGGAAGATATATTGTAAAGCTCCCCATAAAAGTAAATTCGAATCTAGGAGAAAGCAAAACCCAAGCGCATCAAAGGTTTCATCTCCTAGAAAAGAAACTCGATAGAAATCCCGCGTTAAAGGAACAATATGTCACATTCATGAAGGAGTATGAGAAACTTAACCATATGAGTGTCGTAAAATCTGAAGATGTCCATAAAATCCCTCACTATTATTTGCCTCACCATGGTGTGGTTAATGAAAATAGCACCACCACGAAATTACGCGTAGTGTTCGATGCCTCAGCTAGAACCTCTAATCAACATTCTCTAAATGACATTCTTCTTACTGGACCTAAACTTCAGACTCACATATTTTGCAATTTGATAACATTTCGTTCCTATCCCGTTGCTTTTGTGGCTGACATCGCCAAAATGTATCGTCAGATTCGTATTGCTGAGGAAGATCAAGATTATCAAAGAATAGTGTGGAGGAATAATCAAGatgaacctctaaaaatatttcgtcttaaCACAGTGACATACGGTACGTCAGCAGCGCCATTCTTAGCTCTACGTACCCTCCATCAACTATGTGacgatgaaaaggaaaattttccaatTGCGTCAGAATTATCGCGTACTCATTTTTATGTCGACGACTTATTGTGCGGTGCTGCATCTGTTGGAGAAGCAAGATCCATAATACCCGAAATGATAAAATTCATGGAAAGTGGGGGTTTCCCTCTGCGCAAATGGTCATGCAATTACCCGGAGGTAATAGAGAATCTTCCTGATCACATGAGAGCTTCTACCGATACCCATTCCTTTCAAAATGACGTAAATCAGAAAGTCTTGGGTCTTGAATGGAATGGAACTAAAGACAGTCTTCGGGTTCGGGCAGTCCTTACAGAACATGTAAATTCTAAGCGTCAATTACTCTCCGTTATTGCTAAAACATACGATCCACTTGGTCTTATCGCACCTGCCACCATTAAACTGAAAATAATGTTGCAAGAGATTTGGAAAACTAAAATAGGTTGGGATGATTCTTTACCTCATTATCTGCTCGAAGAATGGCAAATCTTTCAGTCTCAAAGTTTCGTCTTACAGGATATCTCTGCACCTAGGTATTTGCAATGCGCTAAAGCCACAACAATTGAGCTACATGGTTTCTCCGATGCTTCCACAAAGGCGTACGCAGCAGTGGTTTACATCCGTGCTATTTCTGAGACTGTGCGCGTATCTTTCGTGGCAGCAAAAACGCGAGTTGCACCAGTCCAGACATTGACTTTACCCCGTCTGGAGTTATGTGGAGCATTATTGCTCGCAGAACTGGTGAACACTATCAAAAAAACACTGTCACTCAGTAATGAGAAAACCTTTTTATGGTGTGACTCAACCATCACTTTAAGTTGGATAGCCAATCCACCCTCAAGCGGAAACCAATTTGTTCGTCATCGAGTTACAAAGATTTTATCCATGTCAAATGTTAAGTCCTGGAATTTCATTCCTTCCCGGGAGAACCCAGCCGACTGTGCAAGCAGGGGACTCTTTCCTAACCAATTGAAAGATCATAAGACTTGGCTTACGGGACCAACCTGGCTCCAAAATGCTTCAAATTGGGCAAGTCCGTCTACAATTCCAGATGTTGTTCGGAACGATTCACATATTGAGGAGGATCTTTTCCTGGCAACCACCGCATCTGAAGAGCAGAGCCTTCTTAAAAGATATTCTTCTTATAAGAAAACAATTAGGGTTATTGGGTGGATTTTACGTTATTTCTACAATCTGAAGCACAAGGAAAGACTTTCAGGGACATTGACTGTTCCGGAGCTAGATCGGTCTTTGAAGTGCATTCTTCTACAAATTCAACAGGAGACTTTCAATACGGAGATTAACTGCCTGAGAAAAAAACGGGCTATTCCCACTTCAAGTCGACTTTTGAGATTAAATGTCTTCTTAGATGCCGAGGGACTTCTTCGAGTTGGTGGTCGCCTGTCAAAGCATCCTACTCTGCCGTATGACCATAAGTACCCTATTATTCTTCCAAAGCAACATCACTTCACAAAATTAGTTGTTGAGCACTTTCATGAAGTCAGTTTGCATGGAGGAACTGAAATGGTTTTATCCTTAATTCGTCAACAATTCTGGATAATAGATGGAAGATCAACAGTTAAAGAATTCCTTCGTATGTGTATAAGATGTTTCCGGTATTCTGCTAGACCGCCCACTCAACTAATGGGCGATTTACCCGCATCTAGAATTACACCTTCAAGGGCGTTCGAAAACACTGGAGTTGACTTCGCTGGGCCAATTATAACAAAATGTCAGCATATTCGCAAGGCGAGCGAATTCAAATCATATATATGCCTTTTTGTGTGCTTCAGCACCAAAGCCGTTCATTTAGAGTTAGTCTCCAGCTTGTCTGCTCAGGCATTTTTAGCAGCTTTTCGAAGGTTTGTGGCACGTCGGGGTCTACCAACTCATATGCATTCGGACAACGGGAAGAACTTCGTAGGTGCGGCGTCGTACCTAAAAGAACTCGTAAGAATGGTCAAAGACCCAATTGTGCAAGACTATTGTGCTTCGAGAAACGTGACGTGGCACTTCATTCCACCGTACGCGCCTAACTTCGGGGGACTATGGGAGTCTTCCATCAAGTTAGCAAAGCGTCATCTGGTAAAAATCACTCGAGGAGCGCTTCTAAATTTCGAGGAGCTAAGTACTCTCCTCTGCCAGATAGAGGCATGTCTAAATTCACGCCCACTGACGTCTCTATCTACCAACGTTAACGATTTCCAAGCGCTTACCCCTGGTCATTTTTTGATCGGGTCACCTCTATTGGAAATCCCAGAATCTGACTCCGCTAATAATCATCTTAGTTTTTATTCCAGATGGAGGTTGTTATTACAGCTAAAAGAGCAGTTCTGGAGAAGGTGGTCCAAGGATTATTTGCAGTCACTTCAACCCAGGACTCGGTGGACCAGAGCAGGGCGTCAACTGCAACTGGGACAAATGGTCTTGGTAGAAGACAAAGCTTCACCCCAAGGATTCATCCTAGGTCGAATCGCCAGAATATTTCCAGGGAAGGATGACATCACCCGAGTGGTCAGCATCCGAACCGCCACAGGAGAGGTCACCAGAGCTGTAGGACGTATACGACTGCTGCCGATTAGTGACTGTGCCCCCCCGGAAGATGTTTCGGACAAAACATTGATAGAGGGCGCTGAAGTCAACTAGCGCGTAAGAGAGACTATAAACTTTCAGTCATGTGTTCTCGGATGTCTGTGTAAGCACGCTGAGACCGCTTGGTCTTCATATAAATCGAATCATGTAGTCTTAAATCTCCAATTAAActcgaaagaaattaaattcgtgTAATCAATCTCGAAATCCATTCGATGTGCCAAATACTTCCTTTCCAGGCCGGTACAGGATGTCTCAAACGGGAATAAATTCAGGTAAGCGCAAATCTTGATTCAATCTCATACCAATCAGTTGCTTTGATCTGAATAATTCTTTAATTCGAATCTTACATAAATCCCAGTACAGTACTCACGAGGctccttttcaaaaatcaaaggacTAACATCATTCACCGGTGAAGTGAAAACAAGAAGCAATTCCTGATTGCTGAAAACGAACATAGATGTTTTGTCCCTGTCAAATTTTCATGCAATTGTGatgttttgtttgtatgcatttttttaaatgatagtcaataaaaacattatacagtaattttgatgacattaaagcttttttcactacgtagaatttagttaaaaaaagtagagaTTGCTGTGTGTAACTCATGTAAAGGGGAAGGAGCATATAAAGGTAGGTCATTTTGCCCaggaatatcaaaattttattaaagttcagttttcagatttgaaattctacatcttttaagagatatgaaacaaaataaatattttcatatttgtctattatttttttcagattatacatgcattaatcacaatgcatcataatattttagtgttatagttaattctttttgaacacttatcaaataaactaaactttattaagtattatgctttattaagtataaaacttccaaaaagaaaatgatactttaaaattcagaaaactagaatttgcagactaagattaaatttaattcattttttagagGAAATAGGAACCGTTTTGCAGAAAGGAGGgggaaatacagtcgagcccgcctattagaatatcggttaactgtatatcctgcttaatgtaatacattttcaatgtacagaACCATTTATGTCTATTTTAATTCTGTTTAATAGAATATCCGGCATATTAGAGTAATTTTTGTGGAAGACTGGCTATTCCATTAGGCGAGCTTGACTGTATTTGGAAAAAATCGTAACActgtgcaataaaacattttatagtgCAAAAGTGATAAGAACTCATCCTTTGAGGATCATCAAGTCAATAGAACAAGCCTGTaaatagaatgttatttttattaaaatttttgtggcATATACTTTAAATCTATAGACAAACTTacatgttttaagatttttttttatcagcaaataagttatttacaaatattaacacTTTTATTCATAAGTATCAGGAACAGATCTTACTCATGGTGCCAAATAAGTTACTTAAAGTATTAAAGCTTTCGCACTTAACtacagttattaacatttttccGAATTATTATTAGCAGAGATGCTAAATTTAGGTGATTTATTCATCGACACCAAAGAGTTGCtactttttaacttgtaaaattggTTAAAGCAAATTACTTGGAAAGTCTatgcgaaaaagtaaaaactcctTTTATAGGTACCCACAGGATGAAAACTCATCCTTTGATgattattgaaaaatgaaaagtctgTAAATAACTTAAGAATCTAGACttcatttattactaaattttgtggaatatattttaaagctgtaaacagattacaggtttaaaaattacaatttttcatatcaataaattaatttatttgcaaatataacacttatattcatgacaatcggtgaaaaaaatctagaacagtatgcaaaaaaaaatattttataggtaggtatagaatgaaaattcctcctttgaagattgaaaaaaaaagaagaaaagtttataaatgacttttatgactgaagactttatttaaaacttattactaatatttctgaaacatattttaaagctgtagacaagtttacaggtttcaaaatcacaatttttgtgtatcaataaataagttatttgcaaatataacacTTTAATTCATATTTATCAGTAAAAAGGATCGTCACTGCATTGAGAAagcaaatttaagatattttccaaataacttattttttaatacacaaaaaattgcgtgttttaaacctgtaaatttgtttccagctttaaaatatatttaaaaacatgaagTCTATAAAACATCGATTCTAATATCTCCTATACATCTATATGATCAAAAATCCATATCTATAAGCAGTTATAAAGACATCCAAAAGCTTTCTGGACATTACATCCTATGAATAGGAAAGACATATCCTCTACATGTGCATGAGCTATCCAGAATATCCCCTTCATATCTCTAAGATCGCCGCAGAACGTCTGGATATTTTGGATGTcactggaagttaaaaattttcaacctttcgACCACTGGTGGATATTCAATTAGACATTCGGACATCCCATgcacatgttttgtatttggCTCATATCCAGTTCTATGGCTAGTGGATCTCTTGTAGATAACTTTGAAAGATAGGTGGTTGTCTGGGTGGCTCCAACATTGTAAAGAGATTGCTATAACTTTATTAATAACATGGTAAATTGAAGTAGTCCAAGATTGCGCCAAATAGGGGGCAGGAGATATTAATACCCCCTTCCTTCCgtgcgaaaaacataaataagttattaaagttCGACATCAGGCAATTTTGGCCCGTTTAATATCTGAAGGATATTAGACTTCCTATTTCAGCAAAAAAGTCCTAAATCACTCGCTTACAATTATTTTTGGAGGTCGATTTCAGCAaatatcatatattattttaagaacaaaatctttTTAAGCGATCACGAATTGCTTACTGTTTTCCAGGGGGCCCATCTAGAGCGCAGATtgcgtcattaaaatttttaggtggGGTGTTTTGAGGGTTTTTAGGAGGTTCGCCCTTTTTTTAAGGGGAACACCCCTGAtgtgttttcacttgaccgttaatAACGCTCGCGTCTGCgttatttgatttttgcttcccGGTCCTATGCGAGCACCGCCGTCGATTGGCCACTCCAGGTGCTGCTCCTTCAGTCCTGGACCTCTACCAGTAGCAGTCTTGCactacatgcctacacacataaacactctTATactacatgcctacacacacacacacacaacacacacacacgtaaACGCCTAGGCGGAAGGGCAGGCTTtagttctttattattttttttctttgcttctgcGGGTACGTAGATTCGGGCTTTTACCTTTTATTAAACTGCGGGGATTTCCTTTCTTGTAAACTTCTTATTTAGAATCATGTCTGGAGCTTAAAAagtattcatatttaaatgccaaactgattCATTATTATCTCTATTTCTGTGATCATGCGACATGAAAACGGCATGGGAAAGCTAATAAATGAACTGAACTGCGATGCCGCTGGTGAAAAACGAACTGTTTTTGTTGATTATATTCTGGAAATTCCGAGAAAAAGTAGATGACGTCTTTGAAATCCGGTTTTGTAAAAACCTGGCCCTTcaacaatgttttaaaaacctaTGCATTTCGTTTCAAAATCAGTGTGTTCCCTTGCTTTTTAATAGAGTGCAATTCGATTACGAAGTCCTTTGTCACGTGGTCTGATTGAACACAAGAGGAAAACAGATTCGAAAGCTCCTTCGtttctccacaaaaaaaaaaaaaaaaaaaaaaaaaaaaaatttgtaaattgaatatttaaaatgctttatcgAAAAAATGAACTCATAACGCTTTTTCGATCATCAGCATATGCCGCTATATAATATTCTCGCCAGGGTCCCAGAAAAGACATTGTAAGAAAACGGAGCATTTATAACTCTTTCGCATCCCTTTTATGGTCTAGTTTTAAACCACAGAAAAGAATAATGGCCAAAATTGACCCCAAAATAgcttttttaaactaaaagaatGCAAAGGAAATCTTAAGTTTAAGAAAGAATAAAACAATTTGTTCGACACtgatttattttcacctcaaattgattaattttgtttataaatactaTGGAAATTTGTAATATAAAATTCATAGTGATCAGAAATGTTATATAATATTAGATATGATTTCTCAAATGCTTTTCATTCAACATATTTTACCTTGGAAAATCCGTAGAAACCTGCCCTAGCaacgaaaattttgaaggaattTCGGTGGTGGCGCTGAAAGCAATGATGTCAGAAGGTCAATATTCACGTTTATGATTGTTTTGTTGATGTCGTTTTCTTcagtatttcaagaaataaacaaAGAGAAATAACCGAAGTGAAAATGTAAACGTCAGAATGAGTGAGTGTGAGCGATGTTTTTTCAATGCTGAATTTTGATATTATAAATCGATGTATTGATCTGAAAGAATAATGTTGATATCCGTAATAAAATTTCGTCAGTGGAGGTCATCATAAATGTCTCTCCTCTCAGCTGTTTGGATTATCCATGTTGGCACATCCGCAATGACAGTGTTTTTATTATTTGGTATTTCTTTAATGGATATAAAGtattgataatttaataatatcttTGATTTTTGGTTCATTCGGAGACTTTTCTATAATTTTTAGGTATTACTTTTACTGtttacaagttttatttttctttttgacctATTTTAGTGTTGAAACGGTCTGATTATTTTTTGTTAGATCATGTACTCGAGAGTGACAGTAAAAACTTTTTGTTATTGAGTTTCTATGCTTTAAAGAATTGTATTTCCCTTTTCAATTTCGCAAACGTggcatattttaaattgttttaattttctttacttaatcatttaatcgACCGTGTTCGCTTTGTATCTCATTTTTTGTTTCTCGTAATTATCTGAAAATGCTTTGTGAGTTTTTCAGGCTGTAATATGTATTGAAAACTCTGAGTTTGACTTTTGTCTTCGCTTAAATAAGGTTTTCCCCAACTTCTTTCATCTCACCAGGAATTTCCTCAAGGTCAATAACTTGACTGCAGTTCATTACATCTTAAATATGTCATAAGAACAATTAGCAAtcttcctttacagtttttaatgCTATCATAGTGTGTTTTTTTGTGTACCTACTATGCTGAATTGCATGTTCAATTGGTAAGCATGTCAAGATAAATATTGTGAAGTATAATTAATATAGCTTATACCAGGCATCTTagtattgaaaattttctaaattagtgAGTATTGTGTAATCTATAGTCATAAAATTGTGGtaactgttttgaaaattattaatttatattttgagcaATTGATGTTCCATTAGTTTACAGAGTTAGAGTACTAGTTTGTGACATTTCCTTTTGCTTGAGGATTTTaagcttattatttttatcagTAATAATATGAAACTAAGAAGAAATTGACCTTTGTGTAATAATGAGTAAGaaaatcaatgtttaaaattaagtttaaccGTATGATCAACGTTTTAGATAAGACTAATGTGCAACAAATAAAAGCACAATTCTCTACTGATATACTTCAGTTTCAAGTTTAAGGGTGAATTTATCCCGAAATTTTTGTATAATAGCTAGATGCAGgtatattaaaatgttcctttCCTACTTGGAAAACTTCTTTCAAAACCATTTCCAAGATGCACTTTAGTTCTTCCTTTTCAGTTAAGCAAAATGATGCAATATTTTAACCCTCCTGCTCCCTAGTATGCCCTTTTTTGGAGGAGTTAGGCGAACAGATAGATTTCAGAGATATGCCAGTTTAtagaaattgaagttcccaaaacgTAATTTTAGTCGATTTTCGGAACTGTTGtgccggaatttttttgaaactgtagtCTTCAAAacacagggttcgaaaatatcataatattttcaaaaatatctaatATTTTGATATAATCTGATATTTTCAGTCATGGAAACTTAAGTTATTACATAGTAACTGCTTCCTCAAATCattgttgtttttattataatgcatcagTTTTACTAGAAATCAGTTTTTCTATCATCAGTTTTAGACATCTCCTTGGCTATATCATCTCCTTGGCTATGcccctatttttatttattttaaataaaaattttacgagAAAACTTccctgaatttttcttttccaacaacatttaaaagttacatttttctacagtaatattttagattttcatccttttatttttatttgctgaaaTGCTATAAATCTCTAATTAAAGTTTTGTTACTTCCATTTTACCTTTGAACATTTAACTACTAGTGTACTGGTGTGACTTTTCAATACAGACCTTTAAATccttctctctttctcttttaccTTTTCTTTTGTTAGAAACATACTACTGAGGTCCAGGTATTTTTCTCTACTTTGCTGTGGTTTTCAACACcaacaaaaaataagaaatatgaatAATATGTTGGTACCTCTATTGAGCTAtcatatttacttattcattcattttcttaagtATGTTTTACCATCAGTTTCTACAACTTACTGAATGTGTTTTGGTCTACATTTCGGCCATCCTTGTTTTGCTGTTTCCATCaaccatttaaaacaaaaaataatcgcCCGTATTTGAACCACCAGCCTCGGTCCATCGACCAATAATTGCCATCAGTCGAGCCCTATCAGTTTCATATCAAACGCATGctatatttctaaaaacaaaaatgtatcctTAACTGTCAgcaaactttaaaagttttcttcCTACAGACTTTGAATGTTTGTCTATTAATTATCTGGGTAGTAGATTGAACGCATTTTTCTGTTTATTCTGTAGATTATGAGCTTCGCATGTTATCACATGCTGtatatgtgcatgagaaaaataagCAGAATAATAATTGTTTTGACGTGCCTGTCTTTGCTTTTCCTCCTAAAAATTCTTTAAGCTTTTGgtcaagcttttaaatttagaagtaCAAGTACAAATTAGATGTAGGTGGTGTTGCAATGATATTTTGAAAGTCTTAGTGCAATATATTGTACCTTACATGGCCAAAAACTAACAGTGTCTAGCTGGTCCgagaccacaaaaaaaaaaaaaaaaaaaatcattcgactggcaaaatataaattttaaatgtgtacATGGGACCAGTGAAGTTTTGTTCCTGTTTTCCTTTCAAAACTTTTAAGcatcatcattttttgaaaaagttcacttttatttacaatgtttagatTCTTTTTCCAAGAAAAgatagattaaaaaaattctacaGCATTCATACTGTTTTACCCAACCCTGCCTTCTTCTCAAAATAACAATACAGATAAGATTTTGTCCTCTCAATTCCTTGACCAGTCTTGGTGAACAGAAAAGTGCCTAGTTATTTCTTCTCTTCTCCAGTCAAGTGTTGTCTATTGAAAACTAATAATTGACCTTATTTGTGATGTTAATCTTGTTTtacatattttgtcttttttcattaatttttattatttaaagctAAGACTCAACAATGCACcactaaaagtgttcgtacaaaCCAGTGAAATTTGGTAGTTATTACTGAACTTAATAAACTGTAGGTTGTAGTTGAATATTTGGAGTTTATTTCTCAATGCATCACTTAACCATTTACTTTTCGACTGGAAAGTTCTTGTGAGTGGAAATAAGTGATGTTCAAAAGTGTGCTGTGAAAAGTTAACAAaaagaaagaagggggggggggactagatTCCACAAGAAATGCAGTAGCagcaaacaaattaaaaaatttttttttaaggaacagaTTTACAATTGTAAAACAGAAATCAAATTTTGCTAAATGAATACTTTATTTAATGAATTAGATTCCtacttaaaatgttttcattattttgtacaaataaaaatgcgaagaccagcaacaggctcggCCCAGCTAAGCTATTCCTGTTCTTAACCAGTTTACTAGTCCCCATTAAtcgatggccctcttaaagctatctaacCCCTTGCTCATTAGAGGGGGTcagcaataaaatgaaaacttatCATTTGATACATCTACAAAAATTCACAGCTGTAAATATCATCCATAACTATGAGtatattttgctgtaaaaatgtTACTGTGTaattgaaaacattatttaaGGAAAAGAGAAActaatttaattcatatttttctacaaaaataggGGATGGGGATTCTCACCCGAATCTTCTTTAAAACTGAAGTTCGTTTTTGGTGATGTTGGGAGGTTGGGGCTTTTctagaatattttccaaaattt from Uloborus diversus isolate 005 chromosome 5, Udiv.v.3.1, whole genome shotgun sequence encodes:
- the LOC129222899 gene encoding uncharacterized protein LOC129222899 — translated: MPKSKKQNQSEAVSKFTFLSKECIRYCDKVGTLISENENIAFLTGIKTKLDNLAGGLESAFLLIEDNEEFYDKYIQTSDQVLEALAKIEIFVSQNSGSADQKVRNDPEAKTLKLPKMTLMNFYGDTEDWISFREIFKSAILDNSQLTDLEKLQYLQTAVRGSAAKLIRGFSLQGENLKNCWDILCQRFENKRILALAQINNLFLSKITKVDNSKGLLELLDRCNEAVRNLKTLGLESNALSDLMIIRFMLSKLDELVRQRWELTLDNHSIPSLESFKSFMEKEARSLENKRESRNDSSISNRKPMDNRENKMGNSNRFRKPVVNSTIVEKGNICVVCKQNHKLFKCPKFNNMPLEDRWGVVQTHKLCENCLRDNHSQSECKLSYTCKCCALRHHTLLHRYTVAPEPVHSVSAVSNNAGQNSMCVLLSTALVNVKGSSGEVIQCKLLIDNASQNSLITRKCAERLQLNFQNTSHQLIGINGLMAETSLHSTTFEFSAHFSKKFLKINAFVVNQITSPLPNFRLRKHSWPHLEGIQLADPTFYDTSEIDILLGAELATRLIIGPPLRGQHGTPDALPTEIGYVLAGKVGHCHSDRKSVSHLTVSLNETLQKFWTVESVPIQEIQTEDDELAETLFKKSVKRDENGRYIVKLPIKVNSNLGESKTQAHQRFHLLEKKLDRNPALKEQYVTFMKEYEKLNHMSVVKSEDVHKIPHYYLPHHGVVNENSTTTKLRVVFDASARTSNQHSLNDILLTGPKLQTHIFCNLITFRSYPVAFVADIAKMYRQIRIAEEDQDYQRIVWRNNQDEPLKIFRLNTVTYGTSAAPFLALRTLHQLCDDEKENFPIASELSRTHFYVDDLLCGAASVGEARSIIPEMIKFMESGGFPLRKWSCNYPEVIENLPDHMRASTDTHSFQNDVNQKVLGLEWNGTKDSLRVRAVLTEHVNSKRQLLSVIAKTYDPLGLIAPATIKLKIMLQEIWKTKIGWDDSLPHYLLEEWQIFQSQSFVLQDISAPRYLQCAKATTIELHGFSDASTKAYAAVVYIRAISETVRVSFVAAKTRVAPVQTLTLPRLELCGALLLAELVNTIKKTLSLSNEKTFLWCDSTITLSWIANPPSSGNQFVRHRVTKILSMSNVKSWNFIPSRENPADCASRGLFPNQLKDHKTWLTGPTWLQNASNWASPSTIPDVVRNDSHIEEDLFLATTASEEQSLLKRYSSYKKTIRVIGWILRYFYNLKHKERLSGTLTVPELDRSLKCILLQIQQETFNTEINCLRKKRAIPTSSRLLRLNVFLDAEGLLRVGGRLSKHPTLPYDHKYPIILPKQHHFTKLVVEHFHEVSLHGGTEMVLSLIRQQFWIIDGRSTVKEFLRMCIRCFRYSARPPTQLMGDLPASRITPSRAFENTGVDFAGPIITKCQHIRKASEFKSYICLFVCFSTKAVHLELVSSLSAQAFLAAFRRFVARRGLPTHMHSDNGKNFVGAASYLKELVRMVKDPIVQDYCASRNVTWHFIPPYAPNFGGLWESSIKLAKRHLVKITRGALLNFEELSTLLCQIEACLNSRPLTSLSTNVNDFQALTPGHFLIGSPLLEIPESDSANNHLSFYSRWRLLLQLKEQFWRRWSKDYLQSLQPRTRWTRAGRQLQLGQMVLVEDKASPQGFILGRIARIFPGKDDITRVVSIRTATGEVTRAVGRIRLLPISDCAPPEDVSDKTLIEGAEVN